In the genome of Myxococcus stipitatus, one region contains:
- the tgt gene encoding tRNA guanosine(34) transglycosylase Tgt encodes MAVRFELLTTDPTGARAGILHTRRGSFRTPMFMPVATHAAFRHLAMEEVKETGASILLANTYHLMLRPGAEVFKRFGGIHPFMQWDGGVLTDSGGFQIFSLPEDRLITEKGAHFRSFYDNSRQLLSPESSIAMQQAINSEIMMVLDVCIDSRTDEAGTREAMERTHRWAVRSLAAKNKVDSGQALFGIVQGGVFPHLRDESAAFLTKLPFDGFAIGGLAVGETKVEREEMTLRTTASLPADKPRYLMGVGTPTDLIEAVLRGVDMFDCIIPTKMAQQGYAYTFQGLVRITRSVFRLADEPLDAECDCYVCKRYTRGYLQHLMRGKHHLGSRFLSVHNVRHYQKLMGRIREGILSGTYDQVSRELKAAVATPKDLKEEASARDLTLKEVG; translated from the coding sequence ATGGCCGTTCGCTTCGAGCTTCTCACCACCGACCCCACTGGCGCCCGCGCGGGCATTCTTCACACCCGCCGCGGCTCGTTCCGCACCCCCATGTTCATGCCGGTGGCCACCCATGCCGCCTTCCGGCACCTGGCCATGGAAGAGGTGAAGGAGACGGGCGCCAGCATCCTCCTGGCCAACACCTACCACCTGATGCTTCGCCCCGGCGCGGAGGTCTTCAAGCGCTTCGGCGGCATCCACCCCTTCATGCAGTGGGACGGGGGCGTGCTCACGGACTCGGGTGGCTTCCAGATCTTCTCCCTGCCGGAGGACCGGCTCATCACGGAGAAGGGCGCGCACTTCCGCAGCTTCTACGACAACAGCCGGCAGCTCTTGAGCCCCGAGTCCAGCATCGCCATGCAGCAGGCGATCAACTCGGAGATCATGATGGTGTTGGACGTGTGCATCGACTCGCGCACGGACGAGGCGGGCACGCGCGAGGCCATGGAGCGCACCCACCGGTGGGCGGTGCGCAGCCTGGCGGCGAAGAACAAGGTGGACTCGGGGCAGGCGCTGTTCGGGATTGTGCAGGGCGGCGTGTTCCCGCACCTGCGCGACGAGAGCGCGGCGTTCCTGACGAAGCTCCCGTTCGACGGGTTCGCCATTGGCGGCCTGGCGGTGGGCGAGACGAAGGTGGAGCGCGAGGAGATGACGCTGCGGACCACCGCGTCGCTGCCCGCGGACAAGCCGCGCTACCTGATGGGCGTGGGCACGCCGACGGACCTCATCGAGGCGGTGCTGCGCGGCGTGGACATGTTCGACTGCATCATCCCCACGAAGATGGCGCAGCAGGGCTACGCGTACACGTTCCAGGGCCTGGTGCGCATCACCCGCAGCGTGTTCCGCCTGGCGGACGAGCCGCTGGATGCCGAGTGTGATTGCTACGTGTGCAAGCGCTACACGCGCGGCTACCTGCAACACCTGATGCGCGGCAAGCACCACCTGGGCTCGCGCTTCCTGTCGGTGCACAACGTGCGGCACTACCAGAAGCTGATGGGCCGCATCCGCGAGGGCATCCTCTCCGGGACCTATGACCAGGTGTCGCGCGAGCTGAAGGCCGCCGTCGCCACGCCCAAGGACTTGAAGGAAGAGGCCAGCGCGCGCGACCTGACGCTGAAGGAGGTCGGGTGA
- a CDS encoding alpha/beta hydrolase, with protein sequence MSKALHLEEWGGTGPVLHLAHANGFPPGTYRKLIELLKPRYRVVTVHSRCLVPGSDPRSMRTWDDMAEDLIQALRAAKLDGVLGVGHSMGGVATLLASVREPGLFRAVVALDPVLFSGWRKLAIDVLRGVGQLGRVPPASLARRRRAHWGSREEAALSYRKKPLFKVFDAECFEDYLRYGLTESPEGGVRLTIPREWEARVFETYAKDVWRSLRAVRVPSLIVRGQATETLLPAAFAKARRVMPGTLFSELPGGHLFPLEDPGACVRCIHSFLEAVENRAGAVLNDTTPGGEHVSGT encoded by the coding sequence ATGAGCAAGGCCCTTCACCTGGAAGAGTGGGGCGGCACCGGTCCGGTGCTGCACCTGGCGCACGCCAATGGCTTTCCCCCGGGCACGTACCGAAAGCTCATCGAGCTCCTGAAGCCGCGCTACCGCGTCGTGACGGTGCACAGCCGCTGTCTGGTGCCGGGCTCGGACCCTCGCTCGATGCGGACGTGGGACGACATGGCGGAGGACCTGATTCAGGCCCTTCGCGCGGCGAAGCTGGACGGAGTCCTCGGTGTGGGCCACAGCATGGGAGGCGTGGCGACGCTGCTGGCCTCGGTGAGGGAGCCGGGGTTGTTCCGGGCCGTGGTGGCGCTGGACCCGGTGTTGTTCTCGGGGTGGCGCAAGCTGGCCATCGACGTGCTGCGAGGGGTGGGGCAGCTCGGCCGTGTCCCTCCCGCGAGCCTGGCGCGCAGGCGGCGCGCGCACTGGGGCTCTCGTGAGGAGGCGGCGCTGAGCTACCGCAAGAAGCCGCTGTTCAAGGTCTTCGATGCGGAGTGCTTCGAGGACTACCTCCGGTATGGCCTGACGGAGTCGCCCGAGGGCGGCGTTCGTCTGACGATTCCCCGCGAGTGGGAGGCCCGGGTCTTCGAGACGTATGCGAAGGATGTGTGGCGCTCACTGCGCGCCGTCCGCGTGCCGTCGCTCATCGTGCGGGGGCAGGCCACGGAGACGCTGCTGCCGGCTGCGTTCGCGAAGGCCCGGCGAGTCATGCCGGGGACCCTGTTCAGCGAACTTCCTGGCGGACACCTGTTTCCGCTCGAGGACCCGGGGGCATGTGTCCGCTGCATCCACTCGTTCTTGGAGGCGGTCGAGAATCGGGCGGGTGCGGTGCTGAATGACACCACGCCCGGTGGGGAACACGTCTCCGGAACGTAG
- a CDS encoding sigma-70 family RNA polymerase sigma factor, translating into MADVPSPPKTPLTGLAEQPQAPHTLHEMEEHRTALTGHCYRMLGSVSEAEDAVQETFIRALRHQDQFEGRSSLRTWLYRIGTRVCIDLLGERNRRARPMELHPPFELDAPLGEKPAAEWVEPVPDALVLPSNATPAELVMMRQSIRLAFVAALQHLPPRQRAVLILTEVVEWSAVEVAAALDMTVAAVNSALQRARATLATRDLSAPRGPLTEDETTLVQKYVDAFERYDMAALSALLHHDVTMSMPPLSLWLRGPEKVCAWMLGRGAGCKGSRHIATLACGAPAFAQYKPGGPNGTYTPWSLTVLEIEDGRIVALNYFLDVMTLFPRFGLPLELPAL; encoded by the coding sequence ATGGCCGACGTCCCTTCCCCCCCGAAGACACCCCTGACGGGCCTCGCCGAGCAGCCCCAGGCCCCGCACACCCTCCACGAGATGGAGGAGCACCGCACCGCGCTCACGGGTCACTGCTACCGGATGCTGGGTTCCGTCTCCGAAGCAGAAGATGCCGTGCAGGAGACCTTCATCCGGGCCCTGCGTCACCAGGACCAGTTCGAGGGCCGCTCCTCCCTGCGCACCTGGCTGTACCGCATCGGCACCCGCGTCTGCATCGACCTCCTGGGCGAGCGCAACCGCCGCGCCAGGCCCATGGAGCTGCACCCTCCGTTCGAGCTGGACGCGCCGCTGGGAGAGAAGCCCGCCGCCGAGTGGGTGGAGCCCGTGCCGGACGCGCTCGTGCTGCCGTCGAACGCGACGCCCGCGGAGCTGGTGATGATGCGGCAGAGCATCCGGCTGGCCTTCGTCGCCGCGCTCCAGCACCTGCCGCCCCGCCAGCGCGCGGTGCTGATTCTCACCGAGGTGGTGGAGTGGTCCGCCGTCGAGGTCGCCGCGGCGCTCGACATGACGGTCGCCGCCGTCAACAGCGCGCTGCAGCGGGCCCGGGCCACGCTGGCCACCCGGGACCTGAGCGCGCCGCGCGGCCCGCTGACGGAGGATGAGACGACCCTGGTGCAGAAGTACGTCGACGCGTTCGAGCGCTACGACATGGCCGCGCTCAGCGCGCTCCTGCACCACGACGTCACCATGTCCATGCCGCCGCTGTCGCTGTGGCTGCGGGGTCCGGAGAAGGTCTGCGCCTGGATGCTGGGACGAGGCGCCGGGTGCAAAGGCTCCCGCCACATCGCCACCCTGGCGTGCGGCGCTCCCGCCTTCGCCCAGTACAAGCCCGGGGGGCCCAATGGCACCTACACGCCCTGGTCCCTCACCGTGCTGGAAATCGAGGACGGCCGCATCGTCGCGCTCAACTACTTCCTGGACGTGATGACGCTGTTCCCGCGCTTCGGCCTGCCCCTGGAGCTGCCGGCGCTCTGA
- a CDS encoding OmpA family protein, whose amino-acid sequence MRPLLLAVFFTVLGCAARQPGAVIPPQNQTSDAPVTARPEHERSSSMTESPDVELIPLTMEPVYFELDSTTLMPEFRDTLTQLADALRKRPEARVSITGHTCELGTTEYNLALGQRRASVVRDYLRRLGVESSRLSTLSYGEERPLSATALEKNRRAEVQWLH is encoded by the coding sequence ATGCGCCCTCTTCTCCTCGCGGTGTTCTTCACGGTCCTGGGTTGTGCGGCGCGGCAGCCCGGGGCCGTCATCCCCCCACAAAACCAGACATCCGATGCGCCGGTCACCGCGCGGCCGGAGCACGAGCGGTCCTCCTCCATGACCGAGTCCCCCGACGTGGAGTTGATTCCCCTGACGATGGAGCCGGTGTACTTCGAGCTCGACTCGACGACGCTCATGCCCGAGTTCCGCGACACGCTGACGCAGCTGGCGGATGCGCTGCGAAAGCGCCCCGAGGCACGGGTGAGCATCACCGGCCATACCTGCGAGCTGGGAACCACGGAGTACAACCTCGCGCTGGGCCAGCGCCGCGCCTCCGTGGTCCGCGACTACCTGCGCCGGCTGGGCGTGGAGTCGTCCCGGCTGTCCACCCTGTCCTATGGCGAGGAGCGCCCGCTCTCGGCGACGGCCCTGGAGAAGAACCGCCGGGCGGAGGTGCAGTGGCTGCACTGA
- a CDS encoding MnmC family methyltransferase yields the protein MSAEENPRDGDFELVTLRNGSRAVRHLGHGEVMHPSVGPWKEALGLYVEQPRLAERLSQPGPPLVIHDVGLGAATNAVAALTCARELGAARQRPLEVVSFEVDLAPLRLALADAAGFPFLQPFREAAQTLMRDGVWEEDGLRWRLHLGNAVPFLDGALPVADLVYFDPFSPASNPDMWTEGVLTRVRRHCREDGDGALLLTYSAATPTRVTLLLAGFFVGAGASTGTKGETTVASTRRESLVAPLGTRWVERWTRSSSRAPHGAELTPEIEARVLAHPQWR from the coding sequence GTGAGCGCGGAGGAGAACCCGCGCGACGGCGACTTCGAGCTCGTCACGCTGCGCAATGGCTCGCGGGCCGTGCGGCACCTGGGGCACGGCGAGGTGATGCACCCGTCGGTGGGCCCGTGGAAGGAGGCGCTCGGGCTGTATGTCGAGCAGCCTCGGCTGGCGGAGCGGCTGTCCCAGCCGGGCCCTCCGCTCGTCATCCATGACGTGGGGTTGGGGGCCGCGACGAACGCGGTGGCCGCGCTGACGTGCGCGCGCGAGCTGGGCGCGGCGAGGCAGCGGCCGTTGGAGGTGGTGAGCTTCGAGGTGGACCTGGCGCCGCTGCGGCTGGCGCTGGCGGATGCCGCGGGCTTTCCGTTCCTCCAGCCGTTCCGCGAGGCCGCCCAGACGCTGATGCGGGACGGCGTCTGGGAGGAGGACGGCCTGCGCTGGCGGCTGCACCTGGGGAACGCGGTGCCGTTCCTGGACGGGGCGCTGCCGGTGGCGGACCTGGTGTACTTCGACCCGTTCTCGCCCGCGTCGAACCCGGACATGTGGACGGAGGGCGTGCTGACGAGGGTCCGCCGGCACTGCCGTGAGGACGGCGACGGGGCGCTGCTGTTGACGTACAGCGCGGCGACGCCGACGCGGGTGACATTGCTGCTCGCGGGCTTCTTCGTGGGGGCGGGCGCGTCCACGGGGACGAAGGGCGAGACGACGGTGGCCTCGACTCGGCGCGAGTCGCTGGTGGCGCCCCTGGGGACGCGGTGGGTGGAGCGCTGGACGCGCTCGTCGTCGCGGGCGCCGCATGGCGCGGAGCTGACGCCCGAGATTGAAGCCCGGGTGCTGGCCCATCCGCAGTGGCGGTAG
- a CDS encoding sigma-54 dependent transcriptional regulator produces MSVRARVLVVDDHVEMGQMLREPLADAGYTVDVASGGADAIARLRMAVYDAVICDLRMQDVDGFDVLEAARKLDPDLPVLMMTAFGGVENAVEAMKRGAWHYFAKPFRLDEVRLYVGRALEERRVRAEHRTLKQQAEDRGRLGAMVGRSAAMRALYSLVERVAWSSAPVLVRGESGSGKELVARALHFEGTRRAGPFVAVNCTALPHTLLESELFGHVKGAFSGATSARRGLFVEADGGTLFLDEIGDMAPELQARLLRVLAEGEVRAVGADGSRTVDVRVVAATHQDLEARVKEGRFRADLFYRLNVVTLRAPPLRERPEDIPALAEHFLAQARARNPRSPVQRFEQDCLAALCAQRWPGNVRELENLVERLVVLGIRETVDMEQLRPHLSEGSSEQHPLLEAQREVIPLRRLESEYIAWAVSRCGGNKTRAAELLGIDVSTIHRRERSEGK; encoded by the coding sequence ATGTCGGTTAGAGCCCGGGTACTCGTCGTCGACGACCACGTCGAGATGGGACAGATGCTGCGCGAGCCCCTGGCGGACGCGGGCTACACGGTGGACGTGGCGTCTGGCGGCGCGGATGCCATCGCCCGGCTACGCATGGCCGTCTACGACGCCGTCATCTGCGACCTGCGCATGCAGGACGTGGATGGCTTCGATGTGCTGGAGGCCGCGCGCAAGCTGGACCCGGACCTGCCCGTGCTGATGATGACGGCCTTCGGCGGCGTGGAGAACGCCGTGGAGGCCATGAAGCGCGGCGCCTGGCACTACTTCGCCAAGCCCTTCCGGCTGGACGAAGTGCGCCTGTACGTGGGCCGCGCGCTGGAGGAGCGCCGCGTGCGCGCCGAGCACCGCACGCTGAAGCAGCAGGCCGAGGACCGCGGGCGCCTGGGCGCCATGGTGGGGCGCAGCGCCGCGATGCGCGCGCTGTACTCGCTGGTGGAGCGCGTGGCGTGGTCCAGTGCGCCCGTGCTGGTGCGCGGCGAGAGCGGCAGCGGCAAGGAATTGGTGGCGCGGGCGCTGCACTTCGAGGGGACTCGACGTGCGGGACCGTTCGTCGCGGTCAACTGCACCGCCCTGCCCCACACCCTCCTGGAGAGCGAGCTGTTCGGCCATGTGAAGGGCGCGTTCTCGGGGGCGACGAGCGCCCGGCGGGGCCTGTTCGTGGAGGCCGATGGGGGCACGCTGTTCCTGGATGAAATCGGGGACATGGCGCCGGAGCTCCAGGCGCGGCTGCTGCGCGTGCTGGCGGAGGGCGAGGTGCGGGCGGTGGGGGCGGATGGTTCCCGGACGGTGGATGTGCGCGTGGTGGCGGCGACCCACCAGGACCTGGAGGCGCGGGTGAAGGAGGGCCGCTTCCGCGCGGACCTGTTCTACCGCCTCAATGTGGTGACGTTGCGAGCGCCTCCGCTGCGCGAGCGCCCCGAGGACATCCCCGCCCTCGCCGAGCACTTCCTGGCTCAGGCGCGCGCCCGCAACCCGCGCTCCCCGGTGCAGCGCTTCGAGCAGGACTGCCTCGCGGCGCTGTGTGCCCAGCGCTGGCCGGGCAACGTGCGCGAGCTGGAGAACCTGGTGGAGCGACTGGTGGTGCTGGGCATCCGGGAGACAGTTGACATGGAGCAACTCCGGCCACATCTCTCCGAGGGGTCCTCCGAACAACATCCGCTTCTGGAGGCCCAGAGGGAGGTGATTCCCTTGCGTCGGCTGGAGAGTGAGTACATCGCGTGGGCTGTCTCCCGGTGCGGGGGAAACAAGACACGAGCCGCGGAGTTGCTGGGTATCGACGTCTCCACCATCCACCGCCGAGAGCGCTCGGAAGGCAAATAG
- a CDS encoding VOC family protein → MATTNFRKVFINLPVKDLKRTNAFFTQLGFTFDARFCDDNATCMVLSPEAFVMLLSESRFKDFTKKQICDTAKSTEGIFALSAASREDVNQLVKKAVEAGGSYAADPVDHGFMYGWSFFDLDGHHWEVIYMDMNALPQ, encoded by the coding sequence ATGGCTACGACGAACTTCCGCAAGGTCTTCATCAACCTCCCCGTGAAGGACCTGAAGCGCACCAACGCGTTCTTCACGCAGCTGGGCTTCACCTTCGACGCCCGCTTCTGTGACGACAACGCGACGTGCATGGTCCTCAGCCCGGAGGCCTTCGTCATGCTGCTCTCCGAGTCGCGCTTCAAGGACTTCACCAAGAAGCAGATCTGCGACACGGCGAAGTCGACGGAGGGCATCTTCGCGCTGTCCGCGGCCAGCCGGGAGGACGTCAACCAGCTGGTGAAGAAGGCCGTCGAAGCGGGCGGCTCGTACGCGGCGGACCCGGTGGACCACGGCTTCATGTACGGCTGGAGCTTCTTCGACCTGGATGGCCACCACTGGGAGGTCATCTACATGGACATGAACGCGCTGCCCCAGTGA
- a CDS encoding Rrf2 family transcriptional regulator has protein sequence MNSRFTMAAHIVAMLSKCACSDAGPLTSEAMARSIQTNPVVVRRLLGDLARAGLVETKRGARGGVTLAKRSDEITLRDIYEAVEEGSELFGRHPVGPAPDCDIGPCVAQYLEGVFGRAEAALKESLERTTVAQMSSDLTALFQSLSPPEDPKG, from the coding sequence GTGAACAGCCGATTCACCATGGCGGCCCACATCGTCGCGATGCTCTCGAAGTGCGCGTGCAGTGACGCGGGCCCGCTCACGTCCGAGGCCATGGCGCGCAGCATCCAGACGAATCCCGTGGTGGTGCGCAGGCTGCTCGGAGACCTGGCGCGGGCGGGGCTGGTGGAGACGAAGCGGGGGGCGCGCGGCGGCGTGACGCTGGCCAAGCGCAGCGACGAAATCACCCTGCGGGATATCTACGAGGCGGTGGAGGAGGGCAGCGAGCTCTTCGGCCGCCACCCCGTCGGGCCCGCCCCGGATTGCGACATCGGGCCGTGCGTGGCCCAGTACCTGGAAGGGGTCTTCGGCCGCGCGGAGGCGGCGCTCAAGGAGAGCCTGGAGCGCACCACCGTCGCGCAGATGTCCTCGGACCTCACCGCGCTCTTCCAGTCGCTCAGCCCTCCGGAGGACCCGAAGGGCTGA
- a CDS encoding ABC-F family ATP-binding cassette domain-containing protein, whose amino-acid sequence MFNVINVSKAYGPKKLFEEVNVTFSPGRRYGLTGPNGAGKSTFMKILAGDEEADMGSIIRPRKLGILRQDHFRYEENRVLDVVLMGNKPLWEAMSEKNQLLAKSDITEEDGNRLGELEGVIAEEDGYSAESDAATLLAGLGIEEAFHEGPMRQLTGGLKLRVLLAQALFGKPEGLLLDEPTNNLDIDSIRWLENFLHEFEGVLVTISHDRHFLNSICTHIADIDYETIIQYTGGYDDMVRQKAQVRGRIESETAEKKKKIAQLQDFVARFSAGTRASQVQSRIKQIEKLKSDDLKRSNIARPFIRFDQKVVSGRQTLMVEGISKSFDGEKVIRPFNALVCKGERICVIGRNGVGKSTLVRMIANQLESDTGKIVWGHQATVGYLPQDHHGAVRKGTTCFGWLRDLHDKLTNEEISGVLGRMLFSGEERMKNTDTLSGGETVRLLLSKLMIMQDNVLVLDEPTNHLDLESISALAEGLQKFEGTVIVVTHDQELISEVATRIWSLQAGKEVLDFNGPYSEFREKHADIVTNRR is encoded by the coding sequence ATGTTCAACGTCATCAACGTCTCCAAGGCCTACGGGCCCAAGAAGCTCTTCGAGGAGGTCAACGTCACCTTCTCCCCGGGCCGCCGCTACGGCCTGACCGGCCCCAACGGGGCGGGCAAGTCCACGTTCATGAAGATCCTCGCCGGAGACGAGGAAGCCGACATGGGCAGCATCATCCGCCCGCGCAAGCTGGGCATCCTCCGCCAGGACCACTTCCGCTACGAGGAGAACCGCGTGCTCGACGTGGTCCTCATGGGCAACAAGCCCCTGTGGGAGGCCATGTCGGAGAAGAACCAGCTGCTCGCCAAGTCCGACATCACCGAGGAGGACGGCAACCGCCTGGGTGAGCTGGAGGGCGTCATCGCGGAGGAGGACGGCTACTCCGCGGAGAGCGACGCGGCCACGCTGCTCGCGGGTCTGGGCATCGAAGAGGCCTTCCACGAAGGGCCCATGCGCCAGCTCACCGGCGGCTTGAAGCTGCGCGTGCTGCTCGCCCAGGCCCTGTTCGGCAAGCCCGAGGGCCTCCTGCTCGACGAGCCCACGAACAACCTGGATATCGACTCCATCCGCTGGCTGGAGAACTTCCTCCACGAGTTCGAGGGCGTGCTCGTCACCATCAGCCACGACCGGCACTTCCTCAACTCCATCTGCACGCACATCGCGGACATCGATTACGAGACCATCATCCAGTACACGGGTGGCTACGACGACATGGTCCGTCAGAAGGCCCAGGTGCGTGGCCGCATCGAGTCCGAGACGGCGGAGAAGAAGAAGAAGATCGCCCAGCTCCAGGACTTCGTCGCCCGCTTCAGCGCCGGCACGCGCGCCTCCCAGGTGCAGAGCCGCATCAAGCAGATCGAGAAGCTCAAGTCGGACGACCTCAAGCGCTCCAACATCGCCCGCCCGTTCATCCGCTTCGACCAGAAGGTCGTCAGCGGTCGGCAGACGCTCATGGTGGAGGGCATCAGCAAGTCCTTCGACGGTGAGAAGGTCATCCGTCCCTTCAACGCGCTGGTGTGCAAGGGCGAGCGCATCTGCGTCATCGGCCGCAACGGCGTGGGCAAGTCCACCCTGGTGCGCATGATTGCCAACCAGCTGGAGTCCGACACCGGCAAGATTGTCTGGGGCCACCAGGCCACCGTCGGCTACCTGCCGCAGGACCACCACGGCGCCGTGCGCAAGGGCACCACCTGCTTCGGGTGGCTGCGAGACCTGCACGACAAGCTCACGAACGAGGAGATCTCCGGCGTGCTCGGCCGGATGCTCTTCTCCGGCGAGGAGCGCATGAAGAACACGGACACCCTCTCCGGTGGTGAGACGGTGCGCCTGCTGCTCTCCAAGCTGATGATCATGCAGGACAACGTCCTCGTGCTCGACGAGCCCACCAACCACCTGGACCTCGAGTCCATCTCCGCGCTCGCCGAGGGCCTCCAGAAGTTCGAGGGCACGGTCATCGTCGTGACGCACGACCAGGAGCTCATCTCCGAGGTCGCCACCCGCATCTGGTCGCTCCAGGCGGGCAAGGAAGTCCTCGACTTCAACGGCCCGTACTCCGAGTTCCGCGAGAAGCACGCGGACATCGTGACGAACCGCCGCTGA